One genomic region from Populus nigra chromosome 8, ddPopNigr1.1, whole genome shotgun sequence encodes:
- the LOC133700507 gene encoding protein PARALOG OF AIPP2-like isoform X1 yields MEMCDISNYCFIAPTFKVGYPVEGPSDGKNHTVGLNMGSSVTENMFGSKQYSSDKLHIKEESGTCNECTSSCSCCMAASLLRMKADVGFSYETSKGKVDAQYSRSGADMLSPVDSSCNSRNRSTSEISNLLSACSSHDSFSENEESKDTLRASGNSEHSEMLVEENDQQTARKNPGLSRTILFHDSNILFKNHQKPKELECIGDDASCISGSEYTDKIAGDHHCYTDRKNVSSSSTSIDSFPAIENAANVRPTLCSLAKGQFDTIDNNQPRTLIKFTKESSPTIAVFSNKSNQIDISSARDFYIGANSSKGKPSECSEEQIESPLMRAATFWVDAQIHEEENHTEPVKSEIGRKDGEAAVAKCSDQKENEPAKWQPPPKAQPMDHDGELDHIQDEVKVCDICGDVGQEEKLATCSKCSDGAEHIYCMREKLEKVPEGNWMCEECMLGDENKRQKKNNFEKEEAAQLEKSSLNEIIKNSKNSGAFSCKISLESNTKGMGDDKNRRNDSASCHFPAKRPADDSETFTAKRMALEEDHNSSMLSKESYPCCKVEICQGSSLKNIDTRKMKPAYEGSLSKSKSPLDISSKAELQQSEGGVNKQNLGRVTATCGNKEGVGRIPCKSTSFKKASSDHVNAADSKVKKISSNLAHVEEMKRLRHVKGQNLAVSETTFHKSLKKSPVADNHASASMRDKRTPQGGEASVLPLSTPGHHDMTAVQGDGKSSSSLTSIRDVALRNFPNEEQKRLLNDASNDEAFSARSNQNNLITIHHSNEPSYLKGLTWLPSAVDIPSWVSVAPQLECIWQGGFGIQRSGVFISSCDGIQAHASSCASPKVHEIVRKFPQKILAEQASCLVMWPTQPPESEAKEENIALYFFAKDLESYESNYKILMEYMTKNNLGLKANIDGLDLLIFSSKLLPKRSQRWNQMLFLWGVFRGRKINYSQETPNPQRTCFSGLNVAHSGLQNLHSSAHASGIMSPSNIFNNIQQTSDSVTSFEVPTLARTGESCENKVSSPLQKLLGFQTFDKWLSSDGTSMKSEWLSRNVKNNDPSQGQEKEKEKGKQIDPNRESDIEMVTVDEECEGKRIKNFNGMLEHSTSGDFQFLGDRLPSGVIDLSPVYIKSGQCQEGPMNGENPLESGNLNLELSLGFGKSRDHGAVSLLPNVGHNRSKDTRDSNELTSNKNNECSTSLTLSLASATSIEEKEAKQVMEPKLLFPTMDASLFLSL; encoded by the exons ATGGAAATGTGTGATATAAGCAACTATTGTTTT ATCGCGCCGACATTTAAAGTCGGTTATCCGGTAGAAGGGCCTTCAGATGGAAAGAACCACACTGTTGGGTTGAATATG GGATCCTCTGTCACAGAAAATATGTTCGGTAGCAAACAGTATTCAAGTGATAAACTTCACATCAAAGAAGAATCTGGGACGTGTAATGAGTGCACAAGCTCATGCTCATGTTGTATGGCGGCGTCACTGCTGAGAATGAAGGCCGATGTTGGGTTTTCATATGAAACCTCCAAGGGAAAAGTAGACGCTCAATACTCTCGCAGTGGTGCTGATATGCTATCCCCTGTAGATAGTTCATGCAATAGTAGAAATCGTTCCACCAGCGAGATTAGCAACCTTCTAAGTGCATGCTCAAGTCATGATTCATTCTctgaaaatgaagaaagtaAAGACACTTTGAGAGCATCTGGTAATTCTGAACACTCTGAGATGCTAGTAGAAGAAAATGATCAGCAGACTGCTCGGAAAAATCCTGGTTTATCCAGAACAATACTATTTCATGAtagtaatattttgtttaaaaatcatCAGAAGCCAAAAGAATTGGAATGCATTGGTGATGATGCCTCTTGCATTAGTGGTTCAGAGTACACAGACAAGATTGCTGGTGATCATCATTGCTATACTGATAGGAAGAATGTATCGTCTAGTTCAACCTCAATTGACAGTTTTCCTGCAATTGAGAATGCTGCTAATGTTCGACCTACTCTCTGTTCTTTAGCTAAAGGTCAATTTGATACAATAGACAATAATCAGCCTAGAACCTTAATTAAGTTTACCAAAGAATCTTCACCGACAATTGcagttttttcaaataaatctaACCAAATAGATATTTCTTCAGCTAGAGATTTCTATATTGGGGCCAACTCATCAAAG GGAAAACCATCGGAGTGCTCCGAAGAGCAAATAGAATCACCACTGATGAGAGCAGCAACCTTTTGGGTTGATGCTCAGATACATGAAGAAGAGAACCACACAGAACCTGTGAAATCTGAGATTGGAAGGAAAGATGGAGAAGCTGCGGTTGCAAAATGTTCAGATCAGAAGGAAAATGAACCTGCTAAATGGCAACCCCCTCCAAAGGCTCAGCCCATGGACCATGATGGTGAACTGGACCACATACAAGATGAG GTAAAAGTCTGTGATATCTGTGGGGATGTGGGTCAGGAGGAGAAGCTTGCTACATGTAGCAAGTGCAGTGATGGagcagaacacat ATATTGCATGCGTGAAAAGCTGGAGAAAGTTCCTGAAGGAAATTGGATGTGTGAAGAGTGCATGCTTggggatgaaaataaaagacaaaagaaaaataacttcgAAAAAGAAGAGGCAGCTCAATTAGAGAAATCATCCCTGAATGAGATAATAAAGAACTCCAAAAATTCAGGTGCTTTCAGCTGTAAGATTAGTTTGGAATCAAATACTAAAGGGATGGGTGATGATAAGAACAGAAGAAATGATAGTGCTTCCTGTCACTTCCCTGCTAAGAGACCAGCGGATGATTCAGAAACCTTCACTGCAAAAAGAATGGCCCTTGAAGAAGATCACAACTCATCTATGCTATCCAAAGAATCCTATCCTTGCTGCAAAGTGGAAATTTGCCAGGGTTCTTCCCTCAAGAACATTGATACGAGGAAAATGAAACCAGCCTATGAAG GTTctctttcaaaatcaaaatcacctCTTGATATAAGTTCAAAAGCTGAACTCCAACAGTCAGAGGGTGGTGTCAACAAGCAAAATTTGGGGAGAGTAACTGCTACCTGTGGCAATAAGGAGGGGGTTGGCAGGATACCATGCAAATCTACATCATTCAAGAAAGCTAGCTCTGACCATGTAAATGCTGCTGACTCCAAGGTTAAAAAGATCTCTTCTAATTTGGCCCATgtagaagaaatgaaaagacTAAGACATGTAAAAGGGCAAAATTTGGCTGTATCAGAAACTACATTCCATAAATCATTGAAGAAATCACCAGTTGCCGATAATCATGCCTCTGCATCAATGAGGGATAAAAGAACCCCGCAAGGAGGGGAAGCTAGCGTACTGCCTTTGTCTACGCCCGGACATCATGATATGACAGCTGTCCAAGGTGATGGAAAATCAAGTAGCTCATTAACATCCATCAGGGATGTTGCTCTTAGAAACTTTCcaaatgaagaacaaaaaaggcTTCTCAATGATGCATCAAATGATGAAGCATTTTCCGCcagatcaaatcaaaataatttgatcaCCATCCACCATTCTAATGAACCATCTTATCTGAAAGGATTGACCTGGTTACCTTCTGCAGTGGATATTCCTTCTTGGGTTTCTGTTGCCCCACAGCTTGAGTGCATATGGCA AGGTGGATTTGGAATTCAGAGAAGTGGAGTGTTTATTAGTTCTTGCGATGGCATTCAAGCACATGCATCAAGTTGTGCTTCACCTAAAGTTCATGAAATAGTGCGTAAATTTCCCCAGAAAATTCTAGCAGAGCAAGCATCCTGCTTGGTTATGTGGCCAACTCAGCCCCCAGAAAGCGAGGCCAAAGAAGAAAACATTGCACTCTACTTTTTTGCCAAGGATTTGGAGAG CTATGAAAGTAACTACAAGATCCTGATGGAATACATGACTAAGAACAACTTGGGTCTAAAAGCAAACATTGATGGACTTGATCTGCTAATATTCTCATCTAAGCTGCTTCCAAAAAGATCCCAGC GTTGGAATCAAATGCTGTTTTTATGGGGTGTATTTAGAGGGAGGAAGATAAATTACTCACAGGAAACTCCAAATCCTCAAAGGACTTGTTTTTCCGGGTTGAATGTGGCACATTCTGGTTTGCAGAACCTGCATTCCTCTGCTCATGCGAGTGGAATTAtgtctccctcaaatatttttaacaatattcaACAAACATCAGACTCTGTTACCTCATTCGAAGTGCCTACTCTTGCTAGAACGGGCGAGAGCTGCGAAAACAAGGTTTCTTCTCCACTGCAGAAGCTTTTAGGTTTTCAAACTTTTGACAAATGGCTGAGTTCTGATGGCACTTCAATGAAGAGTGAATGGTTGTCTAGGAATGTGAAAAACAATGACCCTTCTCAG GggcaagaaaaggaaaaggagaaaggaaaacaaattgaTCCAAATAGAGAGAGTGATATAGAAATGGTAACAGTCGATGAAGAATGCGAGggcaaaaggataaaaaatttcaatggaaTGTTGGAACATAGTACTTCTGGTGACTTCCAGTTTTTGGGTGATAGATTGCCATCTGGGGTAATTGATCTTAGTCCTGTTTATATTAAGTCCGGGCAGTGTCAAGAAGGTCCCATGAATGGTGAGAATCCTTTGGAATCTGGAAATCTAAACCTTGAACTTTCCTTGGGATTTGGGAAATCACGCGATCATGGGGCTGTTTCCCTGCTTCCAAATGTCGGGCATAATAGAAGCAAAGACACTAGGGATTCCAATGAACTAACGAGCAACAAAAATAACGAATGCTCGACGTCTCTCACTCTTTCTCTGGCCTCGGCTACCTCCATTGAAGAGAAGGAAGCGAAGCAGGTTATGGAACCAAAGCTGTTGTTTCCTACCATGGATGCTTCACTGTTTCTTTCACTGTAA
- the LOC133700507 gene encoding protein PARALOG OF AIPP2-like isoform X2, whose translation MGSSVTENMFGSKQYSSDKLHIKEESGTCNECTSSCSCCMAASLLRMKADVGFSYETSKGKVDAQYSRSGADMLSPVDSSCNSRNRSTSEISNLLSACSSHDSFSENEESKDTLRASGNSEHSEMLVEENDQQTARKNPGLSRTILFHDSNILFKNHQKPKELECIGDDASCISGSEYTDKIAGDHHCYTDRKNVSSSSTSIDSFPAIENAANVRPTLCSLAKGQFDTIDNNQPRTLIKFTKESSPTIAVFSNKSNQIDISSARDFYIGANSSKGKPSECSEEQIESPLMRAATFWVDAQIHEEENHTEPVKSEIGRKDGEAAVAKCSDQKENEPAKWQPPPKAQPMDHDGELDHIQDEVKVCDICGDVGQEEKLATCSKCSDGAEHIYCMREKLEKVPEGNWMCEECMLGDENKRQKKNNFEKEEAAQLEKSSLNEIIKNSKNSGAFSCKISLESNTKGMGDDKNRRNDSASCHFPAKRPADDSETFTAKRMALEEDHNSSMLSKESYPCCKVEICQGSSLKNIDTRKMKPAYEGSLSKSKSPLDISSKAELQQSEGGVNKQNLGRVTATCGNKEGVGRIPCKSTSFKKASSDHVNAADSKVKKISSNLAHVEEMKRLRHVKGQNLAVSETTFHKSLKKSPVADNHASASMRDKRTPQGGEASVLPLSTPGHHDMTAVQGDGKSSSSLTSIRDVALRNFPNEEQKRLLNDASNDEAFSARSNQNNLITIHHSNEPSYLKGLTWLPSAVDIPSWVSVAPQLECIWQGGFGIQRSGVFISSCDGIQAHASSCASPKVHEIVRKFPQKILAEQASCLVMWPTQPPESEAKEENIALYFFAKDLESYESNYKILMEYMTKNNLGLKANIDGLDLLIFSSKLLPKRSQRWNQMLFLWGVFRGRKINYSQETPNPQRTCFSGLNVAHSGLQNLHSSAHASGIMSPSNIFNNIQQTSDSVTSFEVPTLARTGESCENKVSSPLQKLLGFQTFDKWLSSDGTSMKSEWLSRNVKNNDPSQGQEKEKEKGKQIDPNRESDIEMVTVDEECEGKRIKNFNGMLEHSTSGDFQFLGDRLPSGVIDLSPVYIKSGQCQEGPMNGENPLESGNLNLELSLGFGKSRDHGAVSLLPNVGHNRSKDTRDSNELTSNKNNECSTSLTLSLASATSIEEKEAKQVMEPKLLFPTMDASLFLSL comes from the exons ATG GGATCCTCTGTCACAGAAAATATGTTCGGTAGCAAACAGTATTCAAGTGATAAACTTCACATCAAAGAAGAATCTGGGACGTGTAATGAGTGCACAAGCTCATGCTCATGTTGTATGGCGGCGTCACTGCTGAGAATGAAGGCCGATGTTGGGTTTTCATATGAAACCTCCAAGGGAAAAGTAGACGCTCAATACTCTCGCAGTGGTGCTGATATGCTATCCCCTGTAGATAGTTCATGCAATAGTAGAAATCGTTCCACCAGCGAGATTAGCAACCTTCTAAGTGCATGCTCAAGTCATGATTCATTCTctgaaaatgaagaaagtaAAGACACTTTGAGAGCATCTGGTAATTCTGAACACTCTGAGATGCTAGTAGAAGAAAATGATCAGCAGACTGCTCGGAAAAATCCTGGTTTATCCAGAACAATACTATTTCATGAtagtaatattttgtttaaaaatcatCAGAAGCCAAAAGAATTGGAATGCATTGGTGATGATGCCTCTTGCATTAGTGGTTCAGAGTACACAGACAAGATTGCTGGTGATCATCATTGCTATACTGATAGGAAGAATGTATCGTCTAGTTCAACCTCAATTGACAGTTTTCCTGCAATTGAGAATGCTGCTAATGTTCGACCTACTCTCTGTTCTTTAGCTAAAGGTCAATTTGATACAATAGACAATAATCAGCCTAGAACCTTAATTAAGTTTACCAAAGAATCTTCACCGACAATTGcagttttttcaaataaatctaACCAAATAGATATTTCTTCAGCTAGAGATTTCTATATTGGGGCCAACTCATCAAAG GGAAAACCATCGGAGTGCTCCGAAGAGCAAATAGAATCACCACTGATGAGAGCAGCAACCTTTTGGGTTGATGCTCAGATACATGAAGAAGAGAACCACACAGAACCTGTGAAATCTGAGATTGGAAGGAAAGATGGAGAAGCTGCGGTTGCAAAATGTTCAGATCAGAAGGAAAATGAACCTGCTAAATGGCAACCCCCTCCAAAGGCTCAGCCCATGGACCATGATGGTGAACTGGACCACATACAAGATGAG GTAAAAGTCTGTGATATCTGTGGGGATGTGGGTCAGGAGGAGAAGCTTGCTACATGTAGCAAGTGCAGTGATGGagcagaacacat ATATTGCATGCGTGAAAAGCTGGAGAAAGTTCCTGAAGGAAATTGGATGTGTGAAGAGTGCATGCTTggggatgaaaataaaagacaaaagaaaaataacttcgAAAAAGAAGAGGCAGCTCAATTAGAGAAATCATCCCTGAATGAGATAATAAAGAACTCCAAAAATTCAGGTGCTTTCAGCTGTAAGATTAGTTTGGAATCAAATACTAAAGGGATGGGTGATGATAAGAACAGAAGAAATGATAGTGCTTCCTGTCACTTCCCTGCTAAGAGACCAGCGGATGATTCAGAAACCTTCACTGCAAAAAGAATGGCCCTTGAAGAAGATCACAACTCATCTATGCTATCCAAAGAATCCTATCCTTGCTGCAAAGTGGAAATTTGCCAGGGTTCTTCCCTCAAGAACATTGATACGAGGAAAATGAAACCAGCCTATGAAG GTTctctttcaaaatcaaaatcacctCTTGATATAAGTTCAAAAGCTGAACTCCAACAGTCAGAGGGTGGTGTCAACAAGCAAAATTTGGGGAGAGTAACTGCTACCTGTGGCAATAAGGAGGGGGTTGGCAGGATACCATGCAAATCTACATCATTCAAGAAAGCTAGCTCTGACCATGTAAATGCTGCTGACTCCAAGGTTAAAAAGATCTCTTCTAATTTGGCCCATgtagaagaaatgaaaagacTAAGACATGTAAAAGGGCAAAATTTGGCTGTATCAGAAACTACATTCCATAAATCATTGAAGAAATCACCAGTTGCCGATAATCATGCCTCTGCATCAATGAGGGATAAAAGAACCCCGCAAGGAGGGGAAGCTAGCGTACTGCCTTTGTCTACGCCCGGACATCATGATATGACAGCTGTCCAAGGTGATGGAAAATCAAGTAGCTCATTAACATCCATCAGGGATGTTGCTCTTAGAAACTTTCcaaatgaagaacaaaaaaggcTTCTCAATGATGCATCAAATGATGAAGCATTTTCCGCcagatcaaatcaaaataatttgatcaCCATCCACCATTCTAATGAACCATCTTATCTGAAAGGATTGACCTGGTTACCTTCTGCAGTGGATATTCCTTCTTGGGTTTCTGTTGCCCCACAGCTTGAGTGCATATGGCA AGGTGGATTTGGAATTCAGAGAAGTGGAGTGTTTATTAGTTCTTGCGATGGCATTCAAGCACATGCATCAAGTTGTGCTTCACCTAAAGTTCATGAAATAGTGCGTAAATTTCCCCAGAAAATTCTAGCAGAGCAAGCATCCTGCTTGGTTATGTGGCCAACTCAGCCCCCAGAAAGCGAGGCCAAAGAAGAAAACATTGCACTCTACTTTTTTGCCAAGGATTTGGAGAG CTATGAAAGTAACTACAAGATCCTGATGGAATACATGACTAAGAACAACTTGGGTCTAAAAGCAAACATTGATGGACTTGATCTGCTAATATTCTCATCTAAGCTGCTTCCAAAAAGATCCCAGC GTTGGAATCAAATGCTGTTTTTATGGGGTGTATTTAGAGGGAGGAAGATAAATTACTCACAGGAAACTCCAAATCCTCAAAGGACTTGTTTTTCCGGGTTGAATGTGGCACATTCTGGTTTGCAGAACCTGCATTCCTCTGCTCATGCGAGTGGAATTAtgtctccctcaaatatttttaacaatattcaACAAACATCAGACTCTGTTACCTCATTCGAAGTGCCTACTCTTGCTAGAACGGGCGAGAGCTGCGAAAACAAGGTTTCTTCTCCACTGCAGAAGCTTTTAGGTTTTCAAACTTTTGACAAATGGCTGAGTTCTGATGGCACTTCAATGAAGAGTGAATGGTTGTCTAGGAATGTGAAAAACAATGACCCTTCTCAG GggcaagaaaaggaaaaggagaaaggaaaacaaattgaTCCAAATAGAGAGAGTGATATAGAAATGGTAACAGTCGATGAAGAATGCGAGggcaaaaggataaaaaatttcaatggaaTGTTGGAACATAGTACTTCTGGTGACTTCCAGTTTTTGGGTGATAGATTGCCATCTGGGGTAATTGATCTTAGTCCTGTTTATATTAAGTCCGGGCAGTGTCAAGAAGGTCCCATGAATGGTGAGAATCCTTTGGAATCTGGAAATCTAAACCTTGAACTTTCCTTGGGATTTGGGAAATCACGCGATCATGGGGCTGTTTCCCTGCTTCCAAATGTCGGGCATAATAGAAGCAAAGACACTAGGGATTCCAATGAACTAACGAGCAACAAAAATAACGAATGCTCGACGTCTCTCACTCTTTCTCTGGCCTCGGCTACCTCCATTGAAGAGAAGGAAGCGAAGCAGGTTATGGAACCAAAGCTGTTGTTTCCTACCATGGATGCTTCACTGTTTCTTTCACTGTAA